The following DNA comes from Anopheles arabiensis isolate DONGOLA chromosome 3, AaraD3, whole genome shotgun sequence.
CTCTACGTTGTTTTCTTGCCAACGGACAGGAAACCGGACGTGTTGGAGAAATACTTTGCCCCCGATTCGCTGGTCGACTTTTCGGCCGCCTGGGGGTTCACAATTTCCAGCCCCTGCAACGGCGTAAAGGCAACGCTCGACGCCGTACCGGAAATGTGTTTCTTGACCGTCGTGCTGCCGCCCcaaacctgctgctgcttctgcagaTTCTTCTGCAGCGTTTTGCTAATGCGCACCTTGGTCTTTTCGTCGATCTGCGGCAAACGGATGCGGCCCGTGCCGGTTTTGCCGATCGTTCCGCGCGTGTAGCCGAGATCCTCCTGGTACGCATCCTCCTCAATCTGTGAAAGCGCGTGTGAAAGAAAATTAACAACTCTCCGGTTCAGTTTACGTGTAAAAGAAATGAATACTTACATCACCAAAGTTCATTCGGTTGGCCTGCTTGCGGAACTCGGTAATCGCATAGCGTTCCTTCATCTTCCGCACCCGCTTACCGCCACGCTTCTTTTTGCCTCCCTCGATCGGTTTCGGCAGCGGTTTGATAAACTTCACCGGCGGCGGTTCCTGCAGCTTGTCCAGCTTCTTCTCGATGTCCTCCCGGAACCGCTGCCCGATCTCGCCCAGATGGCTTTCGTGCGACGCGTCGACACGCGCCGCCAGCGTACACTTGGCTGCGACAAGGCGTGCCGCTTTGCGGCGCAGATCGGGCGGCGTATCTTGCACGATGTCGCAATAGTACACGTAGCCCGTGTGCGGTAACATTGCCACTTTGGAGAAACTAAGGGGAGGAGAAAATGTGATTTGAGTTTGAAATGAAGGAGAAGCTTACTTTACGAGCCCGTCTTACCCAGATAGTGTTTTCTTCTGTGCGCCCAGCACCTGCACGTTGCAGGCCGGCATTTTCGACAGCTTCGTCAGCCCACCCGCCAATCCGACCAACTTCGCAGCCGTCGACGCTCCCACGATCATCGACATGTTGGGAGCGATAAAGGTCATTCGGCTTTCGACGTACTCAAAGATTTTGCTCTTGAAATCGTTCAGCTCGACCGCCATATCACACGCCTCGTTGATCTGCTCCAGCTCGTGCTTCTCTAGCTTCACTCTGCAAAATAAAGCGTAAATGAAACCAACATTCTCAAAAGACAAATTTTCAATCCGCATACGAACCCCTGTGTGGTGGACGCCGTCACGGAAACGATCATAATCGTCGCCTGAGTAATGATTTCCTGCAGACGCTCGTTGTTTTTCGCCTGATCTAGATCATTGCCCAACTCGCGCACACTGCGAATGTAGTCCATTTCCGCCATGATGAGTGAATCCAGCTCGGGAAAGCGCTTCTGATACTTGTCCTTGACGAACTTATGGATCGTGGCTGTAAAGATTCGAACAGAAAAAGTCGTTAAATTTCCCTCGCAAACAACCGCAAAGCAAACCGTACATATTTCATTATCAATATCAACCGCAATGTTGTTCGCCTCCACGATGAGCTGATACTCCGGGTCCGACTCCACGTTGCCCACCATCTCCGTCGTTGTGCGGGGGTTCTTGGCGTACTTTTCGATCTGCGACAGCACGTTGGACAGCCGGTCCGAGTCGCGCAGTTTGCAGATTTCCCGTATCGATGCCACGGCCAGGTTGATTTCCATCGGTTCATCTTTAAGATCGTAAATGACGGCATCTTCTTCACCGCCCGAGTCAGCGTCCTCTTCGTCACCATCGCCGGCTGGCGCCTTCGGTTCCTCCTTGATGGTGTCTACCCCCTCCTCCATCTCTTCATCGTTGTCATCCTCCAGATCGGCCAACAGTTCATCCGCAAGAGACATTTTGTTGCAGCTTTTTGGATACTTTTGTTAAAATTAAGGAAACAATTTCTCTACACACCCAAAACGCGCTTCTTTTTTCCACTCGCAACCGGTTTGTTTTGATGGGCAACGATGTTTGACGTTTCTTCATTTGACAGTTCGCCATTTTATGGGAAAACGGGTTTGTTATAGCACactgtaaacaaaacattaccgCATGCAGCGGGGTTTCGTGTTCGCTGCGCAAAAAAGTGCCGTAAAATGCGAAGTATACTGAGAAGCATTGTGAAAATAAGAATTCCTGCACGTTCAGGACCTTCCCTGCCACTTCAGCTGTGTACAAAGGTGGCCACAGTGCCTACAACTCCACAGCACAATGCGTTGCAGCGGTACGAGGATGATCTGCAGAACGAGTTTCATCAAATCCTGCGCGAAGAGCGACAATCCGTGCTCGACCCGGTGGCGGATCCGATGTCGCTGGAGGTTTTCCCCAACACCAGACCCGCCTTTAACTTTGCAGCCTACGTCAACAAATCGCCCACCCTGCAGCAACTCGTCTCGCTCGGGGTGGAGCTGCACAAGCTCGAGAAGCGCAAAGGCATCGCACAGTTTGTGCTCGGACTGGACTTTGATCGAGACATGCGGAATCACATCCGCTTCCTGGCGGACGTTGGCGTGCCGGCCGAAAGCTTGGGCGAGTTTCTGACCAAAAATCCACTCATCTTCAAGGAGGATCTGGGGGATCTCGAGACGCGAGTGAATTATCTGCAGTCGAAGCGATTTTTGCCCGAGGAAATCGCACGCATCGTGACGAAGAATCCGTTCTGGTTGATGCTGAACACCAAGCGGATCGATCGGCGGTTAGGATACTTTCAGAAAACGTTCGCACTGGAGGGCAGTGAGGTGCGCGCGCTGTCCACCAAGCAGCCAAGGCTCATTACCTACAATCTGGAGCACGTGCGTAAGAACACCTTCACCGTGCAGGAGGAGATGGGCTTCGAGAAGGAGGAAGTAAAGCAACTGTTGCTGAGCAAACCACGCATCTGGATGATAAGTGAGTGGATTTTGTTGTAATCACCACGAGGGCATACAATGACTCAAAGCATTCTCTTCCAGAGACGGAAGCGCTGCAGTACCGATTCGAGTATCTTCACCGCCGAATGAAGCTTTCGCACGCGGAGCTGCTTCAAACGCCCGATCTGCTGCTAACGCGAGACGTTCGGATCAAGCAAAGGCACGGGTTTCTTAAATTTCTCGGCAAAGTGCAGTACGATCCCAAGAAGGAGCTCTATATTCCGCTAAAATCACTGGCCGAAGGTACGGACGAGGAGTTTGTAGCTGAAGTCGCTAAATCGAACATGGAATGTTACAATCGCTTCCTGAAAACCCTCTAACTGGGGGCTGGTGGACGCGAAGCGTCTTTGCTACATGCTACTAGTGGACGTCGTTGTTACGAATAAAAGAGAGGAGTGCTGTGGTAGTaggtgaacaaaaaaagcattttccGCAAAACGACTGGAgggcatgtttgtgtgtgtgtagagagagagagaaaaggagattCACTGGTAAATGCAGACATGGACCGAAAGCATTAACTGGCCTTTCCAAGTTCAATCTTGCGCTTGATCACGTGTATCGAGGTAAAGAGCAACGAGTCGATGATGCCGGCCACCGTAAAGATTCCGCCGATTATTGCACATACATTGGTAGCGAAATGACCAAGGGAGctacaaaaaaatggataaaaaagaCAATATTAGTATCTCTCTCTTTGAGGGTATCACGGTAGTCTTACTTTCGCTTTTCGGTAAATTTAACCATCAGCGGCGACAGTTCGTAGTTGACGAAAATGCCCGGCATGCCCGTTTCGCCGCTCATTGCCGTCACACTTTTCTGGTGCTTCGTGACGGAGAACTGGTTCGTGTACAGCGTCGGTCCATTCAGCGGCACAAACATGGTGGGAACAATCTTGATGTAATACTGAAACATCATCGCACCTGGAAGGACAACAAACGGAATTaagtatttttcaaaaacatccAGAATTATCGCGCTCACAGTGAGAAATCGTTCACGTTGCTATAAAGTGAGAGAAGCGGCTCAGTTCTCACGTGCACCCGCGTGAGAGCTGTCAGCGCGTGCTGTCAAAGTATGCTAAAATTCCTATTATTACGTGATAGTTGTGCATTGTTGCGACAACACACATTTTAACGAATTTGTGCCGAAAATCAAGCTCCCCCCGCGGAAACACTACGTTAGTTCACGTTCTTTTCAGATCCTACAGAAAACCGACACAAAATCAACGATGCCAGCCGTGCCGGGAGGTGTTTACAGCCAGAACCAGCAGCCGAGCTGCTTCGACCGCATGAAGATGGGCTTCACGATTGGGTTCTGCGTGGGAATGGCTAGCGGTGCCCTGTTCGGTGGCTTTTCGGCGCTCAGGTAACGCTCAACCCGGCACAAATGCGTCATCTCCCCGCTCGTTTACGCTCAGTTTTAATGGTGAATGTTTCTCTCGCGCTTTTTTTAGATACGGATTGCGCGGCCGTGAGCTGATCAACAACGTGGGCAAAGTGATGGTGCAGGGTGGCGGCACGTTCGGCACCTTCATGGCAATCGGAACCGGCATACGATGCTAagttaaacacaaacacacccaacaacaacaggcaTCCGTGCGTAATGTCCTTAACTGTGAGCAAAAGCATTCAAATCCCCTCTTCTCTAAACCTAAGAAATGTTAAGCGAATAAACTAGAGACAAAAACCCTACCTTCCGTGGCCTCCACCATCAGTCCGTCCAGTGGGCGGGTAGTACCGAACCCGAACTGTTCCCCGAACGACAGCGTGTTGATGCGGTGCGTGGTGTTGAACCGGGACGACGAGTACGGCTGCACGTCGTGCACGTGGATGTGGTTGATGGAGAAGCTCTTGCCGGGCGCAATGTGAAACCGGCCCTCGACCCGGTTCACCTCCATCGTGCCGTAGATGTGGCAGCCCTCGCTGAACGCTTTCCCTTCCACACTGCCGCCGTTTCCGTTTTTGCACTGCTCAAAGTCCTCCACGTTCGGGTTCCACTTGCGCTCGCGGTACGCATCGATAACTTCCTGGCAGGTGTTGCAGCATCTACGGAATGGCAAATAGGGGGTCAGAAACAGAATTAGAGAATGCTCAACCGAGGCAGCTAGCCAGGCTACTTACTGGGACGCATTTTTAGCCGCACCGTAACAGCTACCGCAGGCGGGTTTGACCGTGGTCGTTGCCGGGGCCTCCGTACTTGAGATACGTTTCGTGGACGCCTGAATGTCCTCCTTTTTGGGCTCCTCGATCTGGTTGCCCTGCAGGTCCAGCCTTCGCTTGTAGATGTTGTGTTCGATGTGCAaatgctgctcgccggttgaaTCCTGCGCATCCAACGAaacgtctgtgtgtgtgtggttgggaaAAGATTGGAAAAACACTTTAGTGAAGACGACGATTGTTTACCAAGCGAGCTGACTCTGACGCATACAGTCACAGGATATTCTGGGGATGGTAAAATCTAGATTAATCTTAAGCTTGTGTCCCCGTGTCGTGTCCACGAACAGCTCCTCCGAAACGTTCGGCGACAGGTAGGCATTGATTTCGCCTATCACTAGGGTGACTATCACAATCGAGCTAATCAACGTAACTGGAATGACCGGCAAAGCAGAACAGAAAAATCGTTAATAAAAGCCATTATTAAACTCGCTAATTGATGCAGAAGATCACACTTACGTGCCGCTCCGCTAACGGTGCGTATGCTAAATTCATTGTCTATCTTCGGGTAAGCATCTAGCCGTCGCAGCGAATCAAGAAACCGCATACTTTTGGTCACTACAGCACACGTGCTTtcgcgttttgttttggcttttTGGTTAATGCAGAACCGGCCGCAAGCCGAGGAGTTAATGCAAATGAGCTTCCGGCTGTGCAAACATGCagaagagattttttttatcgtatgCTGGAAAAACACGTAGCCACAACAAGCCGAAGTTTGTTATCGTTTTGGTGAATTCTGACAGCCCAAAAGACAGCTGACAGCTGGTGCCGGTGTTTTCTGGTGGCGACAGCCCAATGGTCAAATTTGGAAGCACAGGTACGTTATCGGGTAAACTGTGCCATTTGATTAATTGTTCCGAGTGATGAGGCTGGATGGCGACCTCGAACTTATCCTGGCCACAAGTTTTGAAATTAATCTCAAATATGCCGCAATTTTGGAACTGATTCTACACATTTTTCATGATCTTGGAACTGTTCCTGGGCACGCAACAGTGCGCAatggtgatgggaaaaataagGTTTtctttggaatcgattccggctaggtCCGAAGTtctctggaatcgattccagatatTAGGTCCGTAATcagtttctggaatcgattccggaattggtCCTGGATTCAGCTCCGGCGTCGGAATCGGCTTTGAAACTGGCCTTGGAATCGCAATCcgttctggaatcggaatcggatccagaagcgaaatcagtttaggcatcggaattggttccaaaatcagaattggttccaaaatcagaatcggtttcgaaatcggagtcggtttcaGCATACCCATAAGagtaggcgtttgggtccaatgatgctacgtattgatagccgcaaagcatcaaaatttacttgtaaacgatccattctcttGAAGATTCCCACACTGATTTCgtttctgaaacttcttatttcaattcaaaaactgATTCACATTGCGGAGCTAGCTCCAATTCTAGAGTCAATTCAGATTCCGTTACCgaagcaaattgcgattcccaggtcgattccattttcgaagccgattctgatatCGGAGCTAattcggttccggaatcaactcaggaatcggtttcggaatcggctccggaattaaTCCGGACCATGGAaacggaatcgggtaggttcgattccgagctcccacaaCTAGAGCACAAAGCAAAATTGCGCTGCACTGTCAAACCCTCGTGCCGCCCTAGTACAATCAAAACACACTGTGAGCCAACCCGCCAGCAGACTTCACTCAAAAGCTGAAAGGGCTGTCATGTGCTGTCCGCTCTCTGATGTAATCAGCGGCGGTGAGATTAAATTCATATCTCAATAAATTTCCAACCGAGAAACATCGTGCGGTCCCGCAAAACACGCGCTGTGagcaagaaggaaaaaaacgttcTGCTGAAAATTGCACTCGTGGTGAtagttcagcgaaaagcacAAACAACGTGCGGAGATGTGGAGTGCTGTGAAACAAAGCGCAAAAAAACACGTGCCGTAAATGCAACCTCTTGCATCCGAAGCAACCTGCCCGGAACAACTTTCATCTTCTGCGCCCGGGTCCAAGTGACCACAGGCAGTCGGAGAAGACCGCGTACGCGAGCCTATGCTGCTGGGTGAATcgattttaattcaattaagaCAAAGCAAGCGCCGACCTGCTACAGTGAGCCCCCGAATCCATTCGTTCGCAGTGCTGCGTTCTTAATCGTTTGCTAGCAGTGGTAGTGTACAGTTCACAGCCGGCTGGTGTCGGAAGTTATTTGCCCGCTACCGAAGGAAACACAAATATATCAGCTTCCGGTgagaaacagacacacacacacacgcgtataCACGCAAGACTGACCGAGAACGCGGAaccaacagcagtagcagcagcagcagaatccTTCCCGGACGACGGTGTTATTGTGCTGAGGAGCCGCCGAAACATGAAGAAGCGCGGCGGCAGTCCACAGCCCGCTCCGCCGCCCCGGCCGGCCACGGCGGACGGTGGCATTGGCAGTGAATCGCTGCTGCACGCCTCGCAGCACACGATGGCGGTCAACGAGTTTAAGTTCATTAACGAACGGCCGGTCGACGATATCTCGCTCAACTTCTTCTACAAACCGCACACGATCACGCTGCTGGCCGTGTCGATATTCGGCGTGATGTACTTTGCCTTCGTCCGGtaagtagtgttttttttggtgataggaagagacacacacacacacgatcccCGGGCACATAATTTTCTTCATAATCGTATGTCACCCTCCTAGTGTGGCGCGCACGCTACGCAAAGGCTAAGGGGAACTAGTAAGggcataatttaattttgctttCACGCCAGAACTTCCATTTGATGTGTGCACTATTCCGAGGGTCCGGTGTACTTTGATACCTACCATGACTTCTATGGGGGTCATGTGAAAAtggagaggtttttttttcggagggCGAAGCAAACGCTTGTTAGGTAACCGCAACGTGCTCACACAGCCTGCTAGATCCGCGCAGCAGCTTAGCAGAGTGCAAAAGTATTGGATGCACAAAAAAGTCACATATTTGTTAAAGTAAAGCCAACAAGTAGTTAGTTATTTTTTACTAGAGTCATGAGAACCGGTGTCTTTTTAGCTTCCTCGAGTCATCCCAGATCAGGCCGCGATAGCGTCACATGTTTCAGATTGATTCCTATGCTTGATGTTAACAAGAACCGTTCCGAAACACGTTGACATTATCGGTGGATCGATCTGGAACCTTTGATACAGTCCCATTGAAGACTATTAGAAGTGAAGTTcgtgttttttaaataacctaAAATTAAATAAGTACAGACACATTGGCCATTTTCACACTCAACaaactttttaaaaaatgctTCATATCTTATCATGCTTCGTTTCCCTTCCTTTTCCAGTGATCAGTCCGATATACAGGAAAACATTTGGGCCGGCATGGTTTGCGTCATATTCTTCTTCCTGATCATCTCCGTGCTAGCGTTCCCGAACGGTCCGTTCACGCGCCCCCACCCGGTGGTGTGGCGAATGCTGTTCGGCCTCTCGGTGCTCTACCTGATGCTGCTACAGTTTCTCATGTTCCAGGACTACAAATCAATTATGGGGATTTTCTACTGGTTCGATCCGAAGCTGCGAGATTTCCACATCGACATGGAGAAGGTAAGTGTTTGCCGCAATTAAGCTTGCTTTGGAGAATGTCTACTGACTGGTACTTTCTTCCCACGAACCAGCAATACGCCGCCAACTGTTCGGACATGTCGTTCGAGCGCATCTGGTCCCACGTGGACGTGTTTGCCTGGGGCCACTTTCTGGGCTGGGCCTTCAAGGCGGTGCTGATCCGCCACATGGGCATCCTGTGGGCCATCTCGGTGATGTGGGAAATTACGGAAATCACGTTCGCCCATCTGCTCCCCAACTTTGCCGAATGCTGGTGGGACGCGCTGATACTGGATGTGCTGGTGTGCAATGGGTTCGGCATCTGGTGCGGGCTGAAGATCTGCAAGCTGCTGGAGATGCGCGAGTACAAGTGGGCCAGCATACGGGACATTTCCTCGACGACGGGCAAGCTGAAGCGAGCGGTGCTGCAGTTTACGCCCGAAAGCTGGGCGCCGGTACGGTGGCTCGACCCGAAGTGTACCTACATGCGGTTCTTTGCCGTCAGTCAGCTTGTTTTGCTGTGGCAGGTAGGTTCGCTGTGTTCCAATTTGGAAGAACTTTATAAAAACATGTCTTATTCTCTTTATTTTTAGCTAACTGAACTAAACACGTTCTTCCTGAAGCACATCTTTGAAATGCCCCCTTCACACCCGGTGGTCATCGGTCGGTTAGTTTTTGTCGGTCTTTTCACGGCGCCCTCGGTTCGGCAGTACTACATCTACGTCACGGACACGCGCTGCAAGCGCCTGGGCACACAGTGCTGGGTGTACATCGCCATCCTGGTGTCGGAGGCAATATTGTGCATCAAAAACGGCAAGGAGCTGTTCGAACGCACCCAGGTGAAGAACATCGTCGTGTGGCTAATCATACAGGCCGTACTGTCGGTGCTGTTTGTGTACGGTTGCATGCTGTGGCACCGATACGTTGAGGTAAGTGGTAGAATTCGAAAACGAAACGTTCTACTAAACACTAACCATCGCGACACGACTCTCGGTACACATTGCAGGAAGATGATTCACGAGACGGATCTCCGGTGAAGCAGGTCAACCGCGCGTTCAAAGATTCGGCCATCGTATCGGGTGACTCGAAAGGTACGTAATCGGGGAACAGAAGGGTCATGATTATTGCTCTTGCGCTTCGCTCACACCACCACGCCACTCGCTTTATCAAAGTCCAGCTGACCGGCGTTAATCGACTCCCGGGTCGAATCCGGTTTTTGAATCACCCCATATAACATTGTGCGAGCTTGTTGTTTACTACCGCCTCCCGTGAGTGTGTGATTGCTATGCGGAACTTCTTCATACGCGCATGCAAAAAAGCAGTGTGAGAGTGTCCCTTATCGCGCGACTAACCCGACCGGCTTCGTCTGGCCGACAAGTGCCAGCTCCAAATATAACTTTAGCGCGCCAAATCAGGGCTTATCGCGGACgctactctctttctctcgttcgCCGATTGGTAGTGCGCGCTCGAACAACACTGTCACGCCACTTCGGGTGGCGCGCGATCCTTATCAT
Coding sequences within:
- the LOC120905030 gene encoding phosphatidylserine synthase; translation: MKKRGGSPQPAPPPRPATADGGIGSESLLHASQHTMAVNEFKFINERPVDDISLNFFYKPHTITLLAVSIFGVMYFAFVRDQSDIQENIWAGMVCVIFFFLIISVLAFPNGPFTRPHPVVWRMLFGLSVLYLMLLQFLMFQDYKSIMGIFYWFDPKLRDFHIDMEKQYAANCSDMSFERIWSHVDVFAWGHFLGWAFKAVLIRHMGILWAISVMWEITEITFAHLLPNFAECWWDALILDVLVCNGFGIWCGLKICKLLEMREYKWASIRDISSTTGKLKRAVLQFTPESWAPVRWLDPKCTYMRFFAVSQLVLLWQLTELNTFFLKHIFEMPPSHPVVIGRLVFVGLFTAPSVRQYYIYVTDTRCKRLGTQCWVYIAILVSEAILCIKNGKELFERTQVKNIVVWLIIQAVLSVLFVYGCMLWHRYVEEDDSRDGSPVKQVNRAFKDSAIVSGDSKGIKGGSSSAKSSPHSTPTKKVRSQQQGSSIPLGTAGKSVREHVE
- the LOC120904073 gene encoding endoplasmic reticulum-Golgi intermediate compartment protein 3, coding for MRFLDSLRRLDAYPKIDNEFSIRTVSGAALTLISSIVIVTLVIGEINAYLSPNVSEELFVDTTRGHKLKINLDFTIPRISCDYVSLDAQDSTGEQHLHIEHNIYKRRLDLQGNQIEEPKKEDIQASTKRISSTEAPATTTVKPACGSCYGAAKNASQCCNTCQEVIDAYRERKWNPNVEDFEQCKNGNGGSVEGKAFSEGCHIYGTMEVNRVEGRFHIAPGKSFSINHIHVHDVQPYSSSRFNTTHRINTLSFGEQFGFGTTRPLDGLMVEATEGAMMFQYYIKIVPTMFVPLNGPTLYTNQFSVTKHQKSVTAMSGETGMPGIFVNYELSPLMVKFTEKRNSLGHFATNVCAIIGGIFTVAGIIDSLLFTSIHVIKRKIELGKAS
- the LOC120904074 gene encoding transcription termination factor 3, mitochondrial codes for the protein MRSILRSIVKIRIPARSGPSLPLQLCTKVATVPTTPQHNALQRYEDDLQNEFHQILREERQSVLDPVADPMSLEVFPNTRPAFNFAAYVNKSPTLQQLVSLGVELHKLEKRKGIAQFVLGLDFDRDMRNHIRFLADVGVPAESLGEFLTKNPLIFKEDLGDLETRVNYLQSKRFLPEEIARIVTKNPFWLMLNTKRIDRRLGYFQKTFALEGSEVRALSTKQPRLITYNLEHVRKNTFTVQEEMGFEKEEVKQLLLSKPRIWMIKTEALQYRFEYLHRRMKLSHAELLQTPDLLLTRDVRIKQRHGFLKFLGKVQYDPKKELYIPLKSLAEGTDEEFVAEVAKSNMECYNRFLKTL
- the LOC120904072 gene encoding U4/U6 small nuclear ribonucleoprotein Prp31, with translation MSLADELLADLEDDNDEEMEEGVDTIKEEPKAPAGDGDEEDADSGGEEDAVIYDLKDEPMEINLAVASIREICKLRDSDRLSNVLSQIEKYAKNPRTTTEMVGNVESDPEYQLIVEANNIAVDIDNEISTIHKFVKDKYQKRFPELDSLIMAEMDYIRSVRELGNDLDQAKNNERLQEIITQATIMIVSVTASTTQGVKLEKHELEQINEACDMAVELNDFKSKIFEYVESRMTFIAPNMSMIVGASTAAKLVGLAGGLTKLSKMPACNVQVLGAQKKTLSGFSKVAMLPHTGYVYYCDIVQDTPPDLRRKAARLVAAKCTLAARVDASHESHLGEIGQRFREDIEKKLDKLQEPPPVKFIKPLPKPIEGGKKKRGGKRVRKMKERYAITEFRKQANRMNFGDIEEDAYQEDLGYTRGTIGKTGTGRIRLPQIDEKTKVRISKTLQKNLQKQQQVWGGSTTVKKHISGTASSVAFTPLQGLEIVNPQAAEKSTSESGAKYFSNTSGFLSVGKKTT
- the LOC120904075 gene encoding reactive oxygen species modulator 1 is translated as MPAVPGGVYSQNQQPSCFDRMKMGFTIGFCVGMASGALFGGFSALRYGLRGRELINNVGKVMVQGGGTFGTFMAIGTGIRC